Within the Cyanobacteria bacterium QS_8_64_29 genome, the region CGCCAGCGGCTACCCGCTTTGGGGCCAACTCGATCCCAGCAATCGGGGGGTATCGCTGCACGATGACTCCCAGGCGGACGACGCCGATCTGAGCAACCTTGCCCTGCTCCACACGCTGCTCAACGGCGGCAACGCCTTCATTACCGACTACGACGCCGTTCCCAATGGGACAGTCGCGGCCATCCTGCGCTACTAGCAGCCGGAACGCATGCGCCCCAACGCCTGCCGGTGCTCGGGCCTCAATCACAGGAGGCGATAACCATGCCAAAATCCGCTTGTCCCTACTGCAGTAGCCCGCAACTACTGCGGCACATCCGCGACAACCGCATCTTTTGGTGGTGTGCTAACTGCCGCCGCGAGGTGCCTCGGTTGGGAGAGCATGTTCCCTCGAGGTAGCTGCATTGGCAGGGCGCACTGCCCTACCAGTTGCTAGCTTGAGGGGCGGCGTCCCGCTTCTTGGCCATGCCCGATCGCCGCCCCAACGCGCTGGGTCGCACCCTGGCTGCGCAAATGAGCATCCTGGGCAGCGTGCTTGCTGCCATGTGGTGCCTGGAACTTGCCGATCAGCTCCTGCTGCAAGGTTGGCTGGATCGCTTCGGCATCGTGCCGCGCAGCTGGCTGGGCCTGCGCGGCATCGTCCTAGCGCCTTTTTTGCATGGGAGCTTGGCCCACCTGGCAGCTAACACAGTACCGCTTGCAGTGTTGGGGTGGCTGGTCATGCTGCCGCGAACCAGCGACTTTTGGTTGGTCAGCGCTGCCGCTGCGCTGGTGGGTGGCGCCGGAACGTTGCTGCTGGGCGCGCCCCAGACCGTCCATTTGGGGGCTAGCACGCTCATCTTTGGCTATTTGGGATTTTTGCTGCTGCGCGGCTACTTCCAGCGCAATGCCCTCTCGATTGTGCTCTCGTTGGGCGTTGCAGCGCTCTACGGCAGCGCGCTGCTGGGCGTTCTGCCGCTCCAGCCTGGAGTATCCTGGCAAAGCCACCTATTTGGGTTCCTAGGCGGGGCCCTCACCGCCCGAGCCCGCACTTGAGGGATGCCGTCAAGCAAGGCGCGTATGGCCAAGCGCAAGTCGCAACGCAAATGGCCGCACCTGGTGGGCTCTAAGTGGACGGCCCGCCAGCCCAGGTGGGGATGGCGGCACTTCCACGCCATCAACTGTCAAAACCTCGGGAAGCGGGTCTTTGTCGAGCTGGTTGCAACTTGCGACGCCCAGACCCGATTTTGGGTTGCGGCGCGGCAACTGCAAGATCGTCAGCTTTGGCAGCCCGGATGGTGCCGCCTGAGCGAGCTGCCCGAGGCAACGGATGGGCGAGCGTGGGAACAGGACTAGCTGCTGATGGCAAACGGGCAATCCCGCCGCTTGGCCACGACCCTAGAAGCCATTTTGTACCTCAAAGGGCGGCCCTTGTCCCTAGCCGAGCTGGCCGCCCAGGCCGGTTGCGATCGCGAGGCTGCTGAAGCGGCCCTACTAGCGCTGATGGATGACTACGCCCACCGCGACAGTGCCCTGGAGGTGGTGGAGACCCCCTCTGGGTACAGCTTGCAACTGCGCGAGGCGTTTCAGGATCTGGTCCGGGCGCTCATCCCGGCCGAGCTGGGGGTGGGAACGTTGCGCACCCTCGCCGCGATCGCGCTCAAATCGCCCGTGCTGCAATCCGAGCTCATCGAGCTGCGCGGTAGCGGCGCCTACCAGCAGGTGCAGGAGCTAGTGAATGCAGGCTTTGTGCGCAAGCAGCGCCAGGCCGAGGGGCGTTCCTACTGGCTGAGCGTGACCGAGCGGTTCCACCAATACTTTGAAATCGACCCCGACTCGCAGGTTTTAACCCGTGCCGGCTGAGTGCCAGCGTGGGAGTAAAGGGTAATGCATATTAGGGTAGGGGGTAGAACAGGTCGCAGTTAAGACAGTTCGCATGGTATTTGACCCCAACTTCTTCAACACCGATTTCGGCAACCAGGAGACAGAAGGCGAGCAGAGCAACCAACTCCTGCAATACCTGCAGCAGCAAAACCCGGACTTGCTCGCCGAGGTGGCGAAATCGGCCAGCCCCGAGGTCAAGCAAATCGTCTCGCAAAACGTTCAGGGGCTGATGGGAACCCTGCCCTCAGAGAACTTCAGCGTTCAGGTCAGTACCGATCAGGACAACCTGTCGACGCTGCTCGCCTCCGCCATGATGACCGGTTACTTCCTGCGCCAGATGGAGCAGCGCATGGAGCTGGAGTCGCAGCTGAGCGACTCGGGCGACCTGGAGGCGGGCGAGCAGCCCCCGCAGCTCTAGCCTAGGCATGCCCCCGCCCGAGCGGCGGGGGTGGCTTGCATTTAGCTTGCCGGCTAGCCGCCTTCGGCAAAGCTGGCCATGACAATAGCCGACAGGAGCAAACCGGGGCTCAGCAGCAACACCAGTAGGAACAATTCGTTGGGCGTCATTCCTTCCCCTGCCAGTTGTGCGGCACTGCCTCAAACGTCGTACATGCGGCACTGGTCAGCGGACGGATTCCGCTCGCAATATTCTTCTAGCACCGTTTGCTGGCCTTGCGCCGCCCGCCGGTCTGCGATTGCGGCCAGGAGCTCCTCCACCGTGTCCCAGGCATAGGCGCTCTCGGCCGAGGTTTGGCCTTGCTCCTGCGAGACCTCGCGGGCCCAGGCCAGTGCCTCCTGTGCAACTTGATGGATGTAGGTGGGATCGGCTTTGCCGCTTTTGACGTCTTGGATTTTTTGCGGGTCGAACGATTGGGCCATGGTGGGTATTGCCTCGAGCTAGCTTAGGTGACCGACCGAGCCGCTTGAGCGCTCGGATCGGGGGTATTCTTCTATTTCTATTGTATCGGCGCGAGCGTCCCTGCCACCTGAGCGGCGAGCTGGCGGCTGCTGGCAGCAACTGTCGTATCGCCCGCTGCCAGCGTTAGCGGGTTGCCCTGCCAGTCAGCAATGTAGCCGCCTGCCTCCTGCACCACCGGCACCAGCGCGCAGAAATCGTAAGGGGCCAGATCCCGCTCGATGACCCAGTCGATTTGCCCCAGGGCTAGCAGGCCGTAAGCGTAGCAATCGCCTTCATAGCGCACCAA harbors:
- a CDS encoding TIGR02450 family Trp-rich protein, whose translation is MAKRKSQRKWPHLVGSKWTARQPRWGWRHFHAINCQNLGKRVFVELVATCDAQTRFWVAARQLQDRQLWQPGWCRLSELPEATDGRAWEQD
- a CDS encoding rhomboid family intramembrane serine protease; the protein is MPDRRPNALGRTLAAQMSILGSVLAAMWCLELADQLLLQGWLDRFGIVPRSWLGLRGIVLAPFLHGSLAHLAANTVPLAVLGWLVMLPRTSDFWLVSAAAALVGGAGTLLLGAPQTVHLGASTLIFGYLGFLLLRGYFQRNALSIVLSLGVAALYGSALLGVLPLQPGVSWQSHLFGFLGGALTARART
- the scpB gene encoding SMC-Scp complex subunit ScpB — protein: MANGQSRRLATTLEAILYLKGRPLSLAELAAQAGCDREAAEAALLALMDDYAHRDSALEVVETPSGYSLQLREAFQDLVRALIPAELGVGTLRTLAAIALKSPVLQSELIELRGSGAYQQVQELVNAGFVRKQRQAEGRSYWLSVTERFHQYFEIDPDSQVLTRAG